One Rhododendron vialii isolate Sample 1 chromosome 2a, ASM3025357v1 genomic region harbors:
- the LOC131317193 gene encoding F-box/kelch-repeat protein At3g23880-like — translation MSGSLTQSRLKEGKVGSFLHSLVYGFKKKNSEKPLSETRSKPLQEPKTSAGVLDGRREIKLFRGGICIGETNGVENVGAGNQDLPIPVRKRKKKNNTTSKGESCPPNIIIPEDIVVEILSRLPLESLPRFTCVSKRWRCLISTISATKKGSPKVLLASYWAAHSFSPHSINQHQQEACGKSVYVPWAGFRYPTRYLGSCNGLLLMGFDKDLFLWNPLTRFFKKMMAFGPLWGREDYRVCSGLCYDSTGDDYKAILSLGYLSPYCNDGEFVVVVSFRNKSWSIIDFPFMISTMESGPIVNAKLHWFASKNDSGSQPLSPHQIIYFDAHVDKFGEVAMPEPKRRDGDIIVGLGVLDECLCMSRWDYPRSNVEVLVMKHYGVKKSWTILFAVSDCLRFNLEDRLVPLGYTKYGEVLAMVRSRWTLDWHISAFNPTDSSHRIISTPKELNFEYPIAYDENLITPTGYDWEEEES, via the exons ATGTCCGGCTCATTAACCCAATCGAGGttaaaagaagggaaagtggGCAGCTTCTTACATTCTCTAGTGTATggattcaagaagaagaattcgGAAAAACCGTTATCAGAAACAAGAAGCAAGCCATTGCAAGAACCCAAAACCTCGGCGGGAGTGTTGGACGGCCGACGGGAAATCAAGCTTTTCCGCGGTGGGATTTGCATCGGCGAGACCAACGGAGTAGAGAACGTTGGAGCGGGAAATCAAGATCTCCCAATCCCGGTAAG gaaaaggaagaaaaagaacaatacTACATCGAAAGGAGAATCATGTCCTCCAAACATTATTATTCCGGAAGACATCGTTGTCGAAATACTCTCAAGACTGCCCCTAGAGTCTCTTCCCCGGTTCACCTGCGTTTCGAAGCGATGGCGTTGTTTGATCTCTACCATATCCGCCACGAAAAAAGGATCACCAAAGGTTCTCCTAGCATCCTACTGGGCAGCACATTCCTTTTCACCTCACTCGATTAACCAACACCAACAAGAAGCTTGCGGGAAAAGCGTTTACGTCCCTTGGGCGGGTTTTCGTTATCCTACACGATACTTGGGATCGTGTAACGGGCTGTTGCTTATGGGTTTCGACAAGGACTTGTTCTTGTGGAATCCACTGACTAGATTCTTCAAGAAAATGATGGCATTTGGGCCATTGTGGGGCCGCGAGGACTACCGCGTGTGTTCTGGTCTTTGCTATGACTCCACTGGTGATGATTACAAGGCCATTCTTTCACTTGGCTATCTTAGTCCGTATTGCAATGATGGTGAATTTGTTGTGGTGGTTAGTTTCAGAAATAAAAGTTGGTCCATTATCGACTTCCCGTTCATGATATCTACAATGGAGTCGGGGCCAATAGTCAATGCAAAACTTCATTGGTTTGCCTCTAAGAATGATTCAGGTAGTCAACCCCTTTCGCCCcaccaaattatttactttgatgCACATGTTGATAAGTTTGGGGAGGTAGCAATGCCAGAGCCCAAAAGAAGGGACGGTGATATTATTGTTGGATTAGGAGTTTTGGATGAATGTCTTTGTATGTCTCGCTGGGACTATCCAAGAAGCAATGTTGAGGTATTGGTAATGAAACACTATGGTGTGAAAAAATCTTGGACTATTCTGTTCGCAGTTTCAGATTGTTTGAGATTTAATCTTGAGGATAGGTTGGTGCCACTAGGTTATACAAAGTATGGTGAAGTTTTAGCTATGGTTAGGAGTCGCTGGACGTTGGATTGGCATATAAGCGCGTTCAATCCTACTGACAGTTCCCACAGGATAATTTCAACTCCAAAGGAGTTAAATTTTGAATATCCAATCGCTTACGATGAAAATTTGATTACACCTACTGGCTATGAttgggaagaggaagagagCTGA
- the LOC131313918 gene encoding F-box protein At1g11270-like isoform X2: MKKATIMSNGDTEDYSLWRNLPPEIVADILSRLPVKSLCQLKCVSPFWSSLISSPFFAKTHLKRNPPSQKTLVVCDSEDLYSVDFADKNPAAKKLRFPLGPILPQVGQGFGSCNGLLLVYDQGYSPFLLNPSTRERKHTFHISHHLTYSVDYGAGLFKCGFRT, encoded by the exons ATGAAGAAGGCGACGATTATGTCCAACGGTGATACGGAGGACTACTCCCTCTGGAGAAACCTTCCACCGGAAATTGTAGCCGACATACTCTCACGACTACCAGTCAAATCCCTCTGCCAATTAAAGTGTGTCTCTCCCTTTTGGAGTTCCTTAATCTCTTCCCCCTTTTTCGCCAAAACCCATCTCAAACGAAACCCCCCAAGTCAAAAAACCCTCGTCGTTTGCGACTCTGAAGATCTCTACTCCGTTGATTTCGCCGACAAAAATCCAGCCGCAAAAAAGCTTAGATTTCCCCTTGGTCCAATACTCCCACAAGTGGGTCAAGGTTTTGGTTCCTGCAATGGCTTGCTTCTTGTTTATGACCAAGGTTATTCCCCATTCCTTTTGAATCCATCCACTAGAGAAC GTAAACATACCTTCCATATCTCGCATCACCTCACGTATAGTGTTGACTATGGAGCTGGCTTGTTCAAATGTGGTTTCAGAACTTAA
- the LOC131313918 gene encoding F-box protein At1g11270-like isoform X3 produces MKKATIMSNGDTEDYSLWRNLPPEIVADILSRLPVKSLCQLKCVSPFWSSLISSPFFAKTHLKRNPPSQKTLVVCDSEDLYSVDFADKNPAAKKLRFPLGPILPQVGQGFGSCNGLLLVYDQGYSPFLLNPSTRELVFGI; encoded by the exons ATGAAGAAGGCGACGATTATGTCCAACGGTGATACGGAGGACTACTCCCTCTGGAGAAACCTTCCACCGGAAATTGTAGCCGACATACTCTCACGACTACCAGTCAAATCCCTCTGCCAATTAAAGTGTGTCTCTCCCTTTTGGAGTTCCTTAATCTCTTCCCCCTTTTTCGCCAAAACCCATCTCAAACGAAACCCCCCAAGTCAAAAAACCCTCGTCGTTTGCGACTCTGAAGATCTCTACTCCGTTGATTTCGCCGACAAAAATCCAGCCGCAAAAAAGCTTAGATTTCCCCTTGGTCCAATACTCCCACAAGTGGGTCAAGGTTTTGGTTCCTGCAATGGCTTGCTTCTTGTTTATGACCAAGGTTATTCCCCATTCCTTTTGAATCCATCCACTAGAGAAC TTGTGTTTGGCATCTGA
- the LOC131313918 gene encoding F-box/kelch-repeat protein At3g06240-like isoform X1, translating into MLSCTYINFDSKSYGNGDANITYVVVYSLKTDAWRRIQDSHYHPLRCPSGVYFNERLHWLCKRSGGSEGSLVIVAFDLSDEIFWKVQLPTLFSYSKILYHHMAVLGGCLCVIVCLPSFFNEVWMMKEYGVRESWTKFTINTKMLLVDFLCFLAEDEILLKTEGYVREEVNQDKLVVYNLKKKTLRDMVVHGIPLNCEYGCTYVESLVSPNHGGGIGRNE; encoded by the coding sequence ATGCTCTCTTGCACTTATATTAACTTTGATTCTAAATCCTATGGCAACGGTGATGCTAATATTACGTATGTGGTAGTCTATTCACTGAAAACTGATGCTTGGAGGAGAATTCAAGATTCCCATTATCATCCTTTGAGATGTCCTTCTGGGGTTTACTTTAATGAGCGTCTCCATTGGCTTTGTAAGAGGAGTGGTGGTTCGGAGGGTTCTTTAGTTATTGTTGCTTTCGATTTGTCAGATGAGATTTTCTGGAAAGTGCAGTTGCCTACTTTGTTTAGTTATTCCAAGATTTTGTATCATCACATGGCAGTTCTTGGGGGTTGTCTTTGTGTGATTGTCTGCCTGCCTAGTTTCTTTAATGAAGTTTGGATGATGAAGGAGTACGGGGTAAGAGAATCATGGACCAAATTTACGATTAATACTAAGATGTTGTTGGTagattttttgtgttttttggcaGAGGACGAAATTTTGTTGAAAACCGAAGGATATGTACGGGAGGAAGTGAACCAAGATAAATTGGTTGTGTACAatctgaaaaagaaaacactGAGGGACATGGTGGTTCATGGCATTCCTCTTAATTGTGAATACGGGTGCACCTATGTCGAGAGCCTTGTCTCTCCTAATCATGGAGGAGGGATTGGGAGAAATGAATGA
- the LOC131313958 gene encoding F-box/kelch-repeat protein At3g06240-like, translated as MSHGGTLPQDMITEILSRLPVKSLCRFKCVSPSWKILISSPYFAKTHLNRTKTLKNPRNLNKKILLMAYNLYSVDLAHTNPTATKLILPTAEQRLQHQVRVVNSCDGLVLLSIRRGSELFLLNPSTRECKKLPIFPFVVDSAEYLDANLYGVGYDSSTDDYKVVIVSRKIVAVYSLRTDSWRRIQDVDFSLKESSGRVFVNGCLHGICWRDSCHRIVAFDLSDEVVREVPQPPWYCGIGSEIASYWVAVLGGCLCLVDKRAPEFWKMKEYGVRESWTEFKIRSGLFKAHLLCLLADDEFLLRTTPGRGLKQWVVYNQQKNTVRNMVVCGIPDQFSFQDTYVESLISPHHGGQEEGMGGNE; from the coding sequence ATGTCCCACGGCGGAACCCTTCCCCAGGATATGATCACCGAGATACTCTCTCGACTGCCCGTCAAATCTCTTTGCCGTTTCAAATGCGTTTCTCCCTCATGGAAAATCCTGATCTCTTCCCCCTATTTCGCCAAAACCCACCTCAACCGAACCAAAACCCTTAAAAACCCTAGAAACCTCAATAAAAAAATCCTCCTCATGGCCTACAATCTCTACTCCGTTGACCTCGCCCACACGAATCCGACCGCCACAAAGCTTATTCTCCCCACGGCGGAACAACGACTACAGCATCAGGTACGCGTTGTGAACTCCTGCGATGGTTTGGTGCTACTTTCAATTCGACGCGGCTCCGAGTTGTTCTTGTTGAATCCATCCACCAGAGAATGCAAGAAACTCCCCATATTTCCTTTTGTCGTCGATTCTGCTGAATATCTGGACGCGAATCTTTACGGCGTGGGATACGATTCTTCCACGGATGATTACAAGGTCGTGATTGTCTCCCGGAAAATCGTGGCCGTCTATTCACTGAGAACTGATTCTTGGAGGAGAATTCAGGACGTTGATTTTTCCCTTAAGGAGAGCAGTGGTAGGGTTTTTGTTAATGGATGTCTCCATGGAATTTGTTGGAGGGATAGTTGTCATAGGATTGTTGCTTTCGATTTGTCGGATGAGGTTGTAAGGGAAGTTCCACAACCGCCTTGGTATTGTGGAATTGGATCCGAGATTGCGTCTTATTGGGTTGCAGTTCTTGGGGGTTGTCTCTGTTTGGTTGACAAGCGGGCGCCTGAGTTTTGGAAGATGAAGGAGTATGGGGTACGAGAGTCGTGGACGGAATTTAAGATCCGGTCCGGGTTGTTTAAAGCTCATTTGTTGTGTTTGTTAGCGGATGACGAATTCTTGTTGAGAACCACTCCGGGGAGAGGACTTAAGCAATGGGTTGTCTACAATCAGCAAAAGAACACGGTGAGGAACATGGTGGTCTGTGGCATTCCAGATCAGTTTTCGTTTCAGGACACCTATGTGGAGAGCCTCATCTCTCCTCATCATGGAGGACAGGAGGAGGGAATGGGAGGCAATGAATGA
- the LOC131313935 gene encoding F-box/kelch-repeat protein At3g06240-like — protein sequence MSNDGTLPLKILTDVLSRLPVKSLCRSKCVSPSWNSLISSPCFAKTHLNRTKTLKNPNQKILIVADNLLYSVDIADRNPTATKLNLPTAEQQPPEDWVRVYNSDDGLVLVSRRSGAGTELFLLNPSTRECKKLPVFPFVLDSANSFHTNLCGVGYDSSTDDYKVVMVSPAWSQSSPQWAGVSTVAVYSLETDSWRRIQDTNFTYVGSTGRVFVNGCLHGICWRDGSHVIVAFDLSNEVVREVPQPALYIGSDVTLYSVAVLGGCLCLVHKHASEFWKMEEYGVRESWTKFKIRSRSLFLLGEDEFLVNTTPGRRPKQLVVYNSREDTMRNMEVCGIQEVFFFEGTYVESLISPHHGGGIGRQ from the coding sequence ATGTCCAACGACGGAACCCTCCCCCTGAAAATCCTCACCGACGTACTCTCTCGACTGCCCGTCAAATCTCTCTGCCGATCCAAATGCGTTTCTCCCTCCTGGAACTCCCTAATCTCTTCCCCCTGCTTCGCCAAAACCCACCTCAATCGAACCAAAACCCTTAAAAACCCCAATCAAAAAATCCTCATCGTGGCCGACAATCTACTCTACTCCGTAGACATCGCCGACAGAAATCCCACCGCCACAAAGCTTAACCTCCCTACGGCGGAACAACAACCACCAGAGGATTGGGTACGCGTTTACAACTCCGACGATGGTTTGGTGCTAGTCTCCCGTCGATCCGGAGCCGGCACCGAGTTGTTCTTGTTGAATCCATCCACTAGAGAATGCAAGAAACTCCCCGTATTTCCTTTTGTCCTCGATTCCGCTAATTCTTTCCACACGAATCTATGCGGCGTGGGATACGATTCTTCCACGGATGATTACAAGGTTGTGATGGTCTCCCCCGCATGGTCTCAATCCTCCCCCCAGTGGGCTGGTGTTTCGACCGTGGCCGTCTATTCGCTGGAAACTGATTCTTGGAGGAGAATTCAGGACACCAACTTTACCTATGTGGGGAGCACCGGTAGGGTTTTTGTCAATGGATGTCTCCATGGCATTTGTTGGAGGGATGGTTCCCATGTGATTGTTGCCTTCGATTTGTCAAATGAGGTTGTACGGGAAGTGCCACAACCGGCTTTGTATATTGGATCCGATGTTACGCTTTATAGCGTTGCAGTTCTCGGGGGTTGTCTCTGTTTGGTTCATAAGCATGCATCTGAGTTTTGGAAGATGGAGGAGTACGGGGTAAGAGAGTCGTGGACGAAATTTAAGATCCGGTCTCGGTCCTTGTTTTTGTTAGGGGAAGACGAATTTTTAGTGAACACTACTCCGGGGAGACGACCTAAGCAACTGGTTGTGTACAATTCGCGAGAAGACACAATGAGGAACATGGAGGTTTGTGGCATTCAGGAAGTGTTTTTCTTTGAGGGCACCTATGTGGAGAGCCTCATCTCTCCTCATCATGGAGGAGGGATTGGGAGGCAATGA